The nucleotide sequence tatgtaatgacaccttggagaccaagtttcggtccgattcgtttcatggtttggccaccagggggccaaacgttaaaagtgaaaatatgcaatatctcccttaatagtagtcgggaaattttgaaaaaaatatggtaggtacttctagcaaaggtgcatcatatatcgtccgggtttttgatttgacctccttttcaaggtcacagaggtcaaatggtgtaaattggtcgttaggatgtaacgatggcacgtttctaaactgcaatgactattgataccaaatttggtacacatttaccccttagtcaggtgatctcagggaccgaagtttggtccaatatgattcaccacttgaccaccagggggcaaagtccaaaaaccttaaaaatgggattattccttaacttcttgcccgattgccaccaatttgatatcatgggtacatctaaccaccatacagtatatgtcacacaggtttttaatttcaccttcttgtcaaggtcacagaggtcaaatggcgtaaattcgccgtcaggccgtaactatggcacgtttcttaactgcaatgactattgatcacaaattaagtacacatgtaccccttggtcaggtgatctcaggtaccgaagtttggtgcgatctgatttgccgtttggcctccagggagggggccaaatcctaaattcttcaaaaaacccattattcctagtaatgacttgcccgattggcactaattttatatcataggtacatctaattctaacaaccattcaatgtgtcacccgggtcttctttgatttgacctacttttcaaggtcacagaggtcgaatgtactgtaaattggccattttggggaaattgtaattgcttggacctacatcaaacctaacactacatgacacaataccatgctctttatccatctttcctccacatgaggtgagcacaatggccctggccatttcattacctCTTGATGAGGATTGCCCTGTCTGAAGCTTAGTGGCTGAAGCAGGAATGAACATGGGCAATTGCCCTTCTCGAGAGAGAGGATTGTTTTTCTCCTGAAATGGAGACCTGGGTTCTGTGATGGCCAGTACCCTTTTATGACATCGACATAGACTGAGTGAGTGTGGAAGGAGCTTGCTTCTTGTGTTTGGAGTTTGTTTTGAAGTTGTGGTTTAATGTTGCCAGCATAGCTATCAGCTATGGAGTACCCCCAAGGTTAACCCAGTGCATAAAGTAATAACAAATTGAGGTACATATCCATAGCTCATCTAAACTCTTTGGTTATCATGACCATTGTATCTGACCAGAGATGTTCTTGGCAGAGGTAGTTGTGTGAATCATTTCCTTTCTAACAGGTGTGTTATACGTGGATCAACTGCTTGCCTCAAGTGATGGCAGGCCATTTAGCTCAGCCCTGCTGGACAACCTTATACTCCTTACTGAATCTCCAAGTAACCTGGGGGCATTCTTCAGGACAACTTGCCCCAGGTGGATAGCCAGCTGTTTGATAGCTAAACACAATCATTTGGCCTGGTGTGGGGGAATATATTCAAGGGGAATGGTATTTTTACGGACACCTGGATGGGTGGAGCCGAATTTGATTTTACTCCAGTGACCATTTTGCCAACTTGCTAATCTGGTTTATTATCCCAATTTCTTTGTGCCTGAAATAGTTAGTTAATTTCATGATTTGTTTGCACTGTTTTCAAGAATTCATGGATCATCCTGAAATAATTTCAGCTGAGTCCATTATGAGCATTACAAGGTATATTAACCAGTTGTTCCAGTGTATCCCTTGTCGATTCCATCTCCGAATTGACAAGCTGCTGACAAGAACATACAACAGACTCTCTAATTAGCTACATAGCACATTTCTGACAAATATCTTTTAATCACCTTTGGTACTTCTTAGCATTTTCTGCATATGCCTTGTCTGATATGTAGCTAGTAGCATGTCAATCATAGTAGGGTACCTGCTATCTCTTCAGCTCAATTCTATCATGAGATTGCAGGAAGAAAAGCCTACTGGTGTAACATCAGGAATTAGGCTTGGTTTTCACTAAACTCACTGAAAAACCTTCGGTGATGTGATGATGAATCAAAAGAATTGGAAAGGCCTTGATGTTCTCCTACAGTGTATGTAAAAGTACCAGATTATgacctaaattggttgttttcattcaatttcacctctcaaAGGACAGCAGTATCAATTCCAAGggtatccttgatagagaggttctactctactgATACTCCTGTTGAAACGCGGTCAAAACACTTGCAGTCTCCTCTGGAGGAATTGATGAGAAAGAAGTTTCCAATGGGTCAAATGTGCATAAAAGTGTATTTCTGTGCACCCGGGAACATTGAACAGTGTTCAATATGTTACGAATGGGGAATTCTACGCCGGTGACTAAAGCACAGGTGGAAACCAATCAGACTGGTGGAAGGGAATTGGATAGGCCCCATAGTACTGATAGAGCACACCTGGGCGGTTGTGACATCATTAACGAAGTTGAGTAATTAACCATTGGTGTCTAATTGCCCGTTGTTGGGAGAGGTTTTATGATTAATTCAACAGATATGTTGGTTTGTGGAATAAAAAGACGTGAGGCTCTTCAATTTACCTATCCTCGAGGCTGTTCTACTATGATTCTCCCCCATCTCAACttatcatcaatcaatcaatgtatcacatttatatagcgcccttatcagtcttatattgggccgttcaaaggcgcttcaTCTTTGACAAAATTTTTGTGATGTATTCCCTTCCCATAGCCAGTCACTAGAAGGCTGTTCCTAAGCTCAGTCAGTTCTTCAAaatatgatcatgatgatagaTCTTGTAATATTCTACGTGCCTAGGCCTCCTATGCTTTCCACTTTGGCAGGCTACCAAGAGTAAAAGGCCTGAAGCAAGTCCTTAGTCAACAACTTCATGTATATTTACCGTGGTCAAGCAAGGCAGTGTGGTCCTGTCAGTTGATGGCAGCTCTAACATACCAGCTGCTGAAAGCATGTAAAAAGTCCTACATGCAGTAAGAAATTAGTCATTTGTGCATTCACTTGAAAGGTATCATAACCTTCGCTCAGCACTTATTTCTTGCCTGTTTCTTCTAATTGCAGTGTACTGCCAAGTACAATCGTTCCGTGTCAAACCCAATGATACTATCGTCGTGCAGGGACAaacaatcatcttaaaatgtgaagttgaaaatcaacAGGGAAGAGTGCAGTGGACCAAAGATGGATTTGCATTGGGTGAGTCAACAAGTTGTACCAATAAATTCCCCATCCTTAATCGGATCTAGAAATCTGAAAAAAGAGGGTGCAGCATTGAAATTAGTTGACCAAGTTGCTCATTTGACAAATGTGAACCGTCTCTGCCAAACAaggtgcatgtcgcacagaatatgagcctaaatgacaacAGGAGATAACGGAAGCTATTGATGTACTCAGTGAAAGGAATAACCCACTCGGTCcctctcaacctgccaagctcagagcgtcATGCACCTGGTTTTTCTGTGACTGGTCACAAATATCCTACTGAATGGAAAGAAGCAATTACAACTGCAGTGTCATATGTTTTAAAAGGCCTGACTTCAAATACATCTGTGGCTTTTTGGACCTCGGGGAACATCCTAGGGCTTTTGGAATTATGTCCTCTAAATATGAAATACTTCTCTGAAATTCCAGGTTTTTCACGTGATGTCCCTGGTTACTCAAGATACTCGATGGTAGGCGACGAGTCGCGAGGCGTTTACAACCTAAAGATTGTGAATGTTGCCCTCGGTGATGATGCGCTGTACGAGTGCCAGGTGGGACCCTCGTCCGGCCATCCTCCCATCAAGACCAGGGCGACTCTATCTGTTGCAGGTAATTGAATACCATGGGACCCAGATCCCTAACTCGGAGTACTCTAGAAAGTCCCTATCAACAATGCTCTTTGGGCAGACAAATCCTGCCCCTATTTAagaagtgtcctgattgcaTTGGTCAAATTCAACGGAAGcgaccaatttgagaccatAATTTATTTCAAGAGTTTGCAAGAATGAAATAGATTTCGGCTTcaaagagagaaaaaacaccCTGATATTTTCACGaatattgattttcaaattaTTCTCGTTCAGTTCCTCCCGATGTGCCTGTGATTAGCGGCCAATCCAATGGCTCCATTATCGAAGTCTTACCAACGCAACGCACCCTCGAACTCATCTGTGAATCACGCAATGGGAAACCTGCAGCAACTATTACGTGGCTTCGGAACGGCAAGAAAATCACGACAGACGAAATAAAATACTCAATTCAGGATACTCCGAATAAGCGACAGAACGCCAGGAGTGTCCTGACGATAAAACCTAAACGGGAAGACAATGGTGCCACGTATTCTTGTCAAGCGATCAATTTTGCGCTCAGCAAACCGTTGGAGTCGGTCGTCCTGTTGAGCGTTTTACGTGAGTGGTTTTTGTTTGTGGCATCTTTtggagattaatttgttaaatAGTAACTGGCTGTGGCATCAAGGCATCTTAGCCCCTCACAGACACTTTCATGTTTTAAGTCTGCCAGCCCTTGAATAGAGTGTGGTTGAAGATTGTGGTCCAGGAGGGTCCTGGGAAGACTTTACCACTTTGGAACATAAAGATATCAACTAATGATCATTATTCTGGGTAAAAAAGcaaatttttaaaacaaaattttaaaacctCTATTTCAGATCCTCCAAGCCATCCGGTGATAACTGGTTACAAGTCAGGTGATGTCGTCCGAACAGGTGACAGGTTGACCCTGTCCTGTACATCACGTGGTGGAAACCCACTCGCCACAGTCATCTGGTACAAAAATGGCAAGGAGCTGGATGACGTCTATGACAAAAAGATGATCAATATGGCGGTGAATAAGTTGGAATTGACGGCACAACAGTCAGATAATTTAGCCAAGTATTCGTGCATTGCTAAGAATGTTGTGACGGAGAGTCCTATGGAGGCATCAGTTGTCTTGTCTGTGCAGTGTAAGTAAAACTTAACATATTGAAAAATGAAGTTTCGTTCTAAGTCTTTTAACTTGGTTTGCCGGGCTGCCCAACAACAAAAACTTCTAAacccacaactcttgaacccaTGGTTGAAGTGATGACTCATCCAAGTTACTTCTGCATGGGTCATATTAGAACCATGATGCATGATATATGAACTATGAGAACCATCACGGTGGTGCTCAAGGAGCAAATGAAAAGTGACCTGATTACTTCTCTCCAGTACTGCTCTAGAGAGCCTAGGAGCTGCTCATCCAGTCCCACTCGACGTGGGTGGATAGAGCATTCACCAGGCGGGATTTCCAACTCATCACTCCTGAAGTGGGATTGAAAGCACTCAATACTTACCAAGTTGGCACACTGCCCCATCTAGATCCACACCTATACAGATTAGCTAAAGTTGCATCTCTTCATCAAAAGGCCTGGTAATGTGTATGGTTTTCCTTTCTTTCAGTCGCCCCAGAGAAAGTCGTAATCACCGGTGAAACCGGAGCAAAAGCCGGTGAAAGCATCACGCTCACATGCGAGACAACTAACAGCAATCCTGCATCCACCATAAAGTGGTTTGCGAAAGGCCGCCAGCTAGGTGGTGACTCGTCAAGTATCATCCCGTCGCCAGATGGTGGATTCATCACACGGTCGCAAGTCACGGTAAAGCTGTCGGACTCGGAGAACAAGGTGATATATACGTGTCAGGCAACGAGCAGTGGGCAGACCATGGCGGTGGCTGATAGCGTCACGTTGGAGGTACAATGTAAGTgtgaaatatcaaaaacaaaaagCCCTGAATGTCGTTTTTGTATAGTTTTCGAGGTTTATTACATAAGGTGTACTGTATCCCCAATTATTTTGCTTGGCTTTAACATGCTGGCCATGGAGGATTATTTTTATGGGCTAGTGGTTTGTACGTTGGCCCCAGAGCTGGAAGTTATGTAGCGTTGAGCGTAGTGATGAACTGAACTCCACCACTAAGCCCATTTGAAACCTGTATCCACAACTTAATGTACCAAACAGAGGATCTTTTGCCCCCATAACCGtgcaaaatctttaaaattttcAGATCCTCCTGAAAAACCTGTCATATCCGGCTACAAGATTGGGACACCAATCAACGAGGGCAACATCCAGCGCCTCACGTGCGTGTCAGTTGGCGGCAATCCGCACGCCACCCTAACGTGGTGGAAGGGCAACACGGAGCTGCAGTCAAAGAACACAATTGTGGGAAATATCGCGAGCAGCGAATTGTCGATAAAGGCAGTGTCTTCGGACAATATGGCGGAGTATCGATGCAACGCGACGAATCCTGCAACCAGTGAACCTTTGATCAGTACAGTTGTGTTGACGGTTTACTGTAAGTGTCTGTTGTGAGATTATACTTACGTTTATGTATGTGACTTCACTGTCAtcaatttcctggtttacattAGATTATTGTACAGCATTCTATTGTATGATAAAAATGCAACACTGAGATTTAGGCATCCCTATTTCCAACATTAAATACTCtttgatgattttaaaaaccaGAAAGTCAACGAAGTTACCAAAATCATGATTGCATCAGTGCGTCTCTGCTGGTGTGCCAGTATTGCATATCTCTTAGACAATGTTAGACTCAAGATCTCTTATCCAGATATGTACCTTTTTGTAGAGGGCCATCAAAGTCATACTTTACTGTAAGTGTATCTCATGACTAATTCCCACCATGCTATCTCTTTCAGTCCCACCAAAGTCCCTTACAGTCACCACCGAACCCACTGTTGGCAAAGCCGGGAAACAGATGAAGATTATCTGTGAGACTGAGAGTTCAAATCCGCCAGCACAAATCACGTGGTGGAAAGATGGCCGAGAATTAGTCGGGCGGGGGAAAAATATCGGCATCATCGACGGTGCGTATGGTGGGAAAAGAACGAGGAATTCGCTGACATTGAGGGtggatgaagatgaccatgataGTGAGGTCTCTTGTGAGGCCTTGAACGATGAGTTGGAAATGTCCACCAACAGAAGGGTTCTGATAAGTGTGTTGTGTAAGTTTTTCCCCTCCTCTATCAATTTCATAGAACAAAATTACATTTCTAAAATGATCTGTAGCACAGTGGCTGTCATAAGCTTGGATCAAATTGTTTATACAACACAATCATCTTAGATTAATTTTCTTGGCCGTGGTGGAATCCGTGAGTGATCAGCTGCAGTGCTATGGAGTATGCTAGCATCATCTACTGAGTTTTAAAGCTAAAAAGAAGAAATTTTAGTGTTCCTGCTCAGGGACATAACAATTCTGAATGATGCTAGGTTGCTATAAGTGTACTTTGATCCTTAACATGCACAAGGAATATTATTTCGACATGCATATTAAATCCGACCATTTGAAAAACACTCTCTTTTATGCATCCACATTAATTGATTATTTTAATTTTGTAGTTGCGCCAAAATTCCCGAAAGACACTGCCAAGAAAGTGAGCATCCAGGAAGGCATGAACTACATCCTCAATTTGACAGCAAAGGCAAACCCTAAGAACACCTCATACACCTGGTACAAAGATGGCGTCAAGCTCGTCACGTCATCATTATGGCCGAATATCGTACCGATCGGCCCCATTTTGAATATGACGAGTATTCGGCGGTCGAACGGCGGGAAATATCTTTGCATGGCGCTAAATGACGAAGGGAGTGGTAATATTACCATCAACGTggatgtacaatgtaagtcTGTGCTTGTTTTACTACAATGCAGTTAGCTATTAAGCGCAGCACTTGTctgtctcgagggtgtcctttatagagaggttctactgtatttcaccCTTCATGATCAGCTGTAAAGATAACTTTGGTGATTTACGCTTTAATCAAATTTATTTCTCCACAGTCCCCGCCGAAATCTCCCGCCTCACTACTCCGGTCTACGTCGACCAGGGACAGACGGCTGCAATCGACTGTGAGGCAGAAGCGAACCCGATCACGGACGACATCATCACGTGGAGTCGCCCTGGATACAACATGAACAAGACGCTAACGAATACGATCGGTGGCGCGTCGAAACTTATTGTGTATAATTCGTCGAAGAAAGACAGTGGGAAGTTTCGTTGTACGGCAAATAACGGGATCGGAGACTCGTCTTCTTTCGATGCGGAGTTAGTCGTCAAATGTGAGCATTTGAAATTTCTGTGTCTTGCTTAAATCTGGGTTCTCCACACGGTTTtcgcaaggtagggtggtacccttgtaatccaagaagttttgccagtctGCAAAACAATGTAGGGTGACCAGCCATTTCAAGTTGGGGGCCCTATAGTATGGAAACCCTGCACAAAATTCTAGAGCCAGGTGAGGGCTTGAAGGAATTTATCGACACCTTTCATCATGTAATAATCGGTGTCAATCATTCAGcattaaaacaatgaatgaaattttcgaagtccaaatatttttttcactttatttttttctcaatgtttctgctcaaaatgaggaGAGATTATCATTTTTGGACTTCTAAAAATTTTTAGAATttttaactgatgaaaaacttCAACTCTGAAAGGATGATGGTGATGAATAATTTATATTTCTTAAAAACCTATCTTTTTAGATCCACCAGAGATTGACAAGTCTGAACGCCACATAAAGTTTGCCGCAGCGAAAGGAACAAGAGGAGAGTTGATTTGTCGAGCAGAGGGTGCTCCTGTTGTCACGTTCTTTTGGACGAGGGTAAGTTCATCTACACACTGGTCATAAATGACATACTTTCTACTTAGCACATGGATGTACTTGACGCTATATTGTCTTATAGAGTTTGCATGCAGACTCGTGCAACCCTTGTGCAGTCCCCTGATGAACGTGGCCAAAGCTCATTCCTGTGAGGTTGCTTAATTTAGAATACTACTGACTGTCGGCCTACTGTGTGTGTATTTGTTCACAGCAAATTCAAACTTCAAGATGgccacatcatgcatgtcaaatAAGCTTTTCAAAAGACATCATTTCGGTCCAAAACAAAATTGACTTTAGGTTCATAGTTTAATCCTAGTTCATTTTTTTATGAGACAACGGTGCGAGTTGATGTTGTCTTTCAGAGGGGGAATCATCATACAATCTTATTGATTTCATTTTGACCTTTCAGAATGGTGAAGATATTATACCACGTTATGGTTCAAGATATGAATTGGAGGGTAAAGAAATCGACTGGACACATCACTTAGGTTACCTGTACATTTCCAATGTGACTGACTATGACTATGGCATGTACCATTGTCGGGCCGTAAATAGCTTAGGAAAGGATACAGTAGCCATTAGCTTTGAGACGACAAGTAAGTATATGTGTGTGAACTTGCTTCTATGGTTACCTCTACACTGCCAATATGACTGACAGTGTCTATGGGACGTACCATTGTTAACAGACTAGGGAAGGATCATTGCTAGAAATAGTCTCTTCTTCACAATTCTTCCTGACTTCACAAGTAGAATGAATGTCACTGATTTTCTTCAAGTTTTGCCTGAACGTCAGTTTCATTTGAAAGTCCATTTTCTTTCCAGCGCGACCAGATCCCCCAGAAGATCTGCGCCACGTGAATTCAACCCACGATTCCATCACAGTGATGTGGACATCGGGATTCAATGGTGGGCTGTATCAGTGGTTCAGGATCAAGTATGAGGAGACACGCTCTATGGATCCACCGCTCCTTATCAACGTCAATCCGCCAAGCGCGAACATGTTTACTGTGCCAGGTATGTTGTTTGATTGAACAAATTCTCAAAAGTATTACAGAGTTTGAGAAAGTATTGCTCAATTAACTTCACTATGGGACACTCAATGCTTTCTGCGGCATCATATACGGCCATAATGCTAAGCCATGGATTGCAAAAACCTTTGCGCTAGAAAACCTCACTGTTAAAACTA is from Lineus longissimus chromosome 18, tnLinLong1.2, whole genome shotgun sequence and encodes:
- the LOC135502200 gene encoding nephrin-like isoform X4, which codes for METCLILTSLVYILVLPTVYCQVQSFRVKPNDTIVVQGQTIILKCEVENQQGRVQWTKDGFALGFSRDVPGYSRYSMVGDESRGVYNLKIVNVALGDDALYECQVGPSSGHPPIKTRATLSVAVPPDVPVISGQSNGSIIEVLPTQRTLELICESRNGKPAATITWLRNGKKITTDEIKYSIQDTPNKRQNARSVLTIKPKREDNGATYSCQAINFALSKPLESVVLLSVLHPPSHPVITGYKSGDVVRTGDRLTLSCTSRGGNPLATVIWYKNGKELDDVYDKKMINMAVNKLELTAQQSDNLAKYSCIAKNVVTESPMEASVVLSVQFAPEKVVITGETGAKAGESITLTCETTNSNPASTIKWFAKGRQLGGDSSSIIPSPDGGFITRSQVTVKLSDSENKVIYTCQATSSGQTMAVADSVTLEVQYPPEKPVISGYKIGTPINEGNIQRLTCVSVGGNPHATLTWWKGNTELQSKNTIVGNIASSELSIKAVSSDNMAEYRCNATNPATSEPLISTVVLTVYFPPKSLTVTTEPTVGKAGKQMKIICETESSNPPAQITWWKDGRELVGRGKNIGIIDGAYGGKRTRNSLTLRVDEDDHDSEVSCEALNDELEMSTNRRVLISVLFAPKFPKDTAKKVSIQEGMNYILNLTAKANPKNTSYTWYKDGVKLVTSSLWPNIVPIGPILNMTSIRRSNGGKYLCMALNDEGSGNITINVDVQFPAEISRLTTPVYVDQGQTAAIDCEAEANPITDDIITWSRPGYNMNKTLTNTIGGASKLIVYNSSKKDSGKFRCTANNGIGDSSSFDAELVVKYPPEIDKSERHIKFAAAKGTRGELICRAEGAPVVTFFWTRNGEDIIPRYGSRYELEGKEIDWTHHLGYLYISNVTDYDYGMYHCRAVNSLGKDTVAISFETTTRPDPPEDLRHVNSTHDSITVMWTSGFNGGLYQWFRIKYEETRSMDPPLLINVNPPSANMFTVPGLKFATEYTLYVQAINKLGDSRFSQSAKCSTSSIPPKDEQIAQGDEVPLLIIVAVCAVAMVVLGLNVCLILYLIRRRKRKMQKGTPPQKEAEHDSQSNTIEMYAPPGSGNVYPNPLPEDTKTYSSYDRSLDDFNDDLYKSYHDDESDDTIVWFPRPDFSKSTCFRKYGGPLVVPDETYPLKGGGPYSPARSDISSTGTDSPHASLINSKSKKTYIDDSIVASNKVYNKAGSLPRNHHTNGPIENDYHDTVSKTRSLKRDREDANRNHTGQNHQNHINRTKTPPPPPVRSTSHPRGPHPAPPPYANEAQSSQRHLTPQSVNNGSVPPPPREIMAPSQLGRPQIYQMQGALV
- the LOC135502200 gene encoding nephrin-like isoform X11, giving the protein METCLILTSLVYILVLPTVYCQVQSFRVKPNDTIVVQGQTIILKCEVENQQGRVQWTKDGFALGFSRDVPGYSRYSMVGDESRGVYNLKIVNVALGDDALYECQVGPSSGHPPIKTRATLSVAVPPDVPVISGQSNGSIIEVLPTQRTLELICESRNGKPAATITWLRNGKKITTDEIKYSIQDTPNKRQNARSVLTIKPKREDNGATYSCQAINFALSKPLESVVLLSVLHPPSHPVITGYKSGDVVRTGDRLTLSCTSRGGNPLATVIWYKNGKELDDVYDKKMINMAVNKLELTAQQSDNLAKYSCIAKNVVTESPMEASVVLSVQFAPEKVVITGETGAKAGESITLTCETTNSNPASTIKWFAKGRQLGGDSSSIIPSPDGGFITRSQVTVKLSDSENKVIYTCQATSSGQTMAVADSVTLEVQYPPEKPVISGYKIGTPINEGNIQRLTCVSVGGNPHATLTWWKGNTELQSKNTIVGNIASSELSIKAVSSDNMAEYRCNATNPATSEPLISTVVLTVYFPPKSLTVTTEPTVGKAGKQMKIICETESSNPPAQITWWKDGRELVGRGKNIGIIDGAYGGKRTRNSLTLRVDEDDHDSEVSCEALNDELEMSTNRRVLISVLFAPKFPKDTAKKVSIQEGMNYILNLTAKANPKNTSYTWYKDGVKLVTSSLWPNIVPIGPILNMTSIRRSNGGKYLCMALNDEGSGNITINVDVQFPAEISRLTTPVYVDQGQTAAIDCEAEANPITDDIITWSRPGYNMNKTLTNTIGGASKLIVYNSSKKDSGKFRCTANNGIGDSSSFDAELVVKYPPEIDKSERHIKFAAAKGTRGELICRAEGAPVVTFFWTRNGEDIIPRYGSRYELEGKEIDWTHHLGYLYISNVTDYDYGMYHCRAVNSLGKDTVAISFETTTRPDPPEDLRHVNSTHDSITVMWTSGFNGGLYQWFRIKYEETRSMDPPLLINVNPPSANMFTVPGLKFATEYTLYVQAINKLGDSRFSQSAKCSTSSIPPKDEQIAQGDEVPLLIIVAVCAVAMVVLGLNVCLILYLIRRRKRKMQKGTPPQKEAEHDSQSNTIEMYAPPGSGNVYPNPLPEDTKTYSSYDRSLDDFNDDLYKSYHDQRKVSAPKFHQLCTPRPKTYTTYSERSRLISP
- the LOC135502200 gene encoding nephrin-like isoform X7 encodes the protein METCLILTSLVYILVLPTVYCQVQSFRVKPNDTIVVQGQTIILKCEVENQQGRVQWTKDGFALGFSRDVPGYSRYSMVGDESRGVYNLKIVNVALGDDALYECQVGPSSGHPPIKTRATLSVAVPPDVPVISGQSNGSIIEVLPTQRTLELICESRNGKPAATITWLRNGKKITTDEIKYSIQDTPNKRQNARSVLTIKPKREDNGATYSCQAINFALSKPLESVVLLSVLHPPSHPVITGYKSGDVVRTGDRLTLSCTSRGGNPLATVIWYKNGKELDDVYDKKMINMAVNKLELTAQQSDNLAKYSCIAKNVVTESPMEASVVLSVQFAPEKVVITGETGAKAGESITLTCETTNSNPASTIKWFAKGRQLGGDSSSIIPSPDGGFITRSQVTVKLSDSENKVIYTCQATSSGQTMAVADSVTLEVQYPPEKPVISGYKIGTPINEGNIQRLTCVSVGGNPHATLTWWKGNTELQSKNTIVGNIASSELSIKAVSSDNMAEYRCNATNPATSEPLISTVVLTVYFPPKSLTVTTEPTVGKAGKQMKIICETESSNPPAQITWWKDGRELVGRGKNIGIIDGAYGGKRTRNSLTLRVDEDDHDSEVSCEALNDELEMSTNRRVLISVLFAPKFPKDTAKKVSIQEGMNYILNLTAKANPKNTSYTWYKDGVKLVTSSLWPNIVPIGPILNMTSIRRSNGGKYLCMALNDEGSGNITINVDVQFPAEISRLTTPVYVDQGQTAAIDCEAEANPITDDIITWSRPGYNMNKTLTNTIGGASKLIVYNSSKKDSGKFRCTANNGIGDSSSFDAELVVKYPPEIDKSERHIKFAAAKGTRGELICRAEGAPVVTFFWTRNGEDIIPRYGSRYELEGKEIDWTHHLGYLYISNVTDYDYGMYHCRAVNSLGKDTVAISFETTTRPDPPEDLRHVNSTHDSITVMWTSGFNGGLYQWFRIKYEETRSMDPPLLINVNPPSANMFTVPGLKFATEYTLYVQAINKLGDSRFSQSAKCSTSSIPPKDEQIAQGDEVPLLIIVAVCAVAMVVLGLNVCLILYLIRRRKRKMQKGTPPQKEAEHDSQSNTIEMYAPPGSGNVYPNPLPEDTKTYSSYDRSLDDFNDDLYKSYHDDESDDTIVWFPRPDFSKSTCFRKYGGPLVVPDETYPLKGGGPYSPARSDISSTGTDSPHASLINSKSKKTYIDDSIVASNKVYNKAGSLPRNHHTNGPIENDYHDTVSKTRSLKRDREDANRNFSTFQNHTGQNHQNHINRTKTPPPPPVRSTSHPRGPHPAPPPYANEAQSSQRHLTPQSGTYSRHHEYLC
- the LOC135502200 gene encoding nephrin-like isoform X1, giving the protein METCLILTSLVYILVLPTVYCQVQSFRVKPNDTIVVQGQTIILKCEVENQQGRVQWTKDGFALGFSRDVPGYSRYSMVGDESRGVYNLKIVNVALGDDALYECQVGPSSGHPPIKTRATLSVAVPPDVPVISGQSNGSIIEVLPTQRTLELICESRNGKPAATITWLRNGKKITTDEIKYSIQDTPNKRQNARSVLTIKPKREDNGATYSCQAINFALSKPLESVVLLSVLHPPSHPVITGYKSGDVVRTGDRLTLSCTSRGGNPLATVIWYKNGKELDDVYDKKMINMAVNKLELTAQQSDNLAKYSCIAKNVVTESPMEASVVLSVQFAPEKVVITGETGAKAGESITLTCETTNSNPASTIKWFAKGRQLGGDSSSIIPSPDGGFITRSQVTVKLSDSENKVIYTCQATSSGQTMAVADSVTLEVQYPPEKPVISGYKIGTPINEGNIQRLTCVSVGGNPHATLTWWKGNTELQSKNTIVGNIASSELSIKAVSSDNMAEYRCNATNPATSEPLISTVVLTVYFPPKSLTVTTEPTVGKAGKQMKIICETESSNPPAQITWWKDGRELVGRGKNIGIIDGAYGGKRTRNSLTLRVDEDDHDSEVSCEALNDELEMSTNRRVLISVLFAPKFPKDTAKKVSIQEGMNYILNLTAKANPKNTSYTWYKDGVKLVTSSLWPNIVPIGPILNMTSIRRSNGGKYLCMALNDEGSGNITINVDVQFPAEISRLTTPVYVDQGQTAAIDCEAEANPITDDIITWSRPGYNMNKTLTNTIGGASKLIVYNSSKKDSGKFRCTANNGIGDSSSFDAELVVKYPPEIDKSERHIKFAAAKGTRGELICRAEGAPVVTFFWTRNGEDIIPRYGSRYELEGKEIDWTHHLGYLYISNVTDYDYGMYHCRAVNSLGKDTVAISFETTTRPDPPEDLRHVNSTHDSITVMWTSGFNGGLYQWFRIKYEETRSMDPPLLINVNPPSANMFTVPGLKFATEYTLYVQAINKLGDSRFSQSAKCSTSSIPPKDEQIAQGDEVPLLIIVAVCAVAMVVLGLNVCLILYLIRRRKRKMQKGTPPQKEAEHDSQSNTIEMYAPPGSGNVYPNPLPEDTKTYSSYDRSLDDFNDDLYKSYHDDESDDTIVWFPRPDFSKSTCFRKYGGPLVVPDETYPLKGGGPYSPARSDISSTGTDSPHASLINSKSKKTYIDDSIVASNKVYNKAGSLPRNHHTNGPIENDYHDTVSKTRSLKRDREDANRNFSTFQNHTGQNHQNHINRTKTPPPPPVRSTSHPRGPHPAPPPYANEAQSSQRHLTPQSVNNGSVPPPPREIMAPSQLGRPQIYQMQGALV